The Rhinolophus sinicus isolate RSC01 linkage group LG13, ASM3656204v1, whole genome shotgun sequence sequence AACTGGAATGCCAGTTTATAATTGAGAGAACTCTGGTATGATAAGTGGACCCAGTTTTCAGTGAAAGAAGTTCTCTTTCTAGAAGGTAGGTCCACTCAGGAGAACTAAAGTACATATTTGTCAACAGCAAATGTCCTGATTGTTTCCTTTGTACAGACCGCTGCATCAGGTAGTGGGGACACAGAAATGAGCAAGACCAGGGGATTGGCTGGGGGTCAGCACCGGGGGAGTAATACTGCATGTGAGGTACTGTCTTTAGTGAGGTTCCTGCTTTTCTGCCAGGACAATGAAGCCACGACGCCCTGTCCCTTAGACTGCTCTAGGAACACCCCAACAGATACTTGCGCTCTCCTTTTTCTAGATGCCATGTGTCCCCCAAAGGTTCTGATGTCCGTATTTCAGGCTCACTGCTCCACAGTCACACGGTTTCAGCGTCCTGCCTTATATTGCAGTCCTTCTCAGTGGGTTGGTTGCCAGTTGCCTCTGGGCAGggtttctttctgtgtctgaatCTTATGTCATCTGTGGTGTGTGGATTCCTGTCACTCTCAAATGGGCCTCCTTCCTGACCTTTGTCTGATGCCTCAtgtgttttatgaaatatttttgacGCAAGACATTAACACATTTTACTTTCAGATAAAATATTGATACACTTGTTAAGAAATCCTTCCTCCTCTGATTACTAATTCTGGATGTTTTATTTAGCTTATTGGTGCAGCAAGAACCAAAACATACGTGCAAGAACATTCTGTAGTTGATCCTGTAGAGAAAACAATGGAACTTAAATCCACTAATGTAAGTTTTGGctcccttttgtttttattttaaactatttggCTTAAGTTTTTGTCTCCTCTGCAGTTGACCTACAGAGGAGTATAGCTGTCCATGGTGGCGTGGGAAAGCGAAACTGACATGCTGGATTGTCTGCCTGTTGGCAGCTTAGCCTCACTGCTCTAATGAGCCTGCTTATTATTTCTGGGGGACAGCActcaataaaatgaatttgggatgCTGTGCATATTATTACTATTGTAATacttttgtcaaatttattttttaataaaaagtaagcAATGAATAGTGAAATTTAAGTTTCATTTACATAGTAACATCAAAGTGGTTTATTTGTTGTATATTTAGCTAGCAAGATTTTGGCTTATTAATTagtttggaaatgtttttaacCTTGGTTTCCcaaatgatttgattttttttattctatagatttcatttacaaatatgGTTTCAGTAGATGAGAGACTTGTATACAAACCACATCCTCAGGACCCAGAAAAGTgagtaaaaaatgttttaacaaactTACTTTACagggtattttaatttttttcaatcaaatatttccttaaaaagtgGAAGTTAGATCATTCTGAAGCTGTGTGAATTTGTTTTGTTCCAGAACCGTTTTGACTCAAGAAGCCATAATCACCGTGAAAGGAGTCAGTCTCAGTAGTTATCTCGAAGGACTGATGGCAAATACGATATCTTCAAATGCTAATAAAGTAAGTGCGGCTGTTCCTTCACTGCTCTTATTCCTGGGTTTGGTTTGTTGGAAGAGCTTAGTACTGAATGGGTGTTTGTCCTCATTAAGCTGACTCAGCCACAATGCAGTGAGACTCCATATAGACTGTTATTTGCACAGGCTGTGGGTTCCAGCACACCTGGGTTCACATCCAAGTTCTAATTTTTACCAGCCTTTCAACCTTGGGCGGTTAAGTTAACCTTCCTATGCCTCAGTTTACCATCTGAAGTGGAGATTAACTACCCATCTTATAGGGTTAGGCATGAAGAGTAAACAACAGAATGTACatggcccagggcccagcacatgGGAAGTGCTCGGTGATGTGTAGCTATGTTTCATTGTTTAAAGCACCAGTTCTCAAcctttttcattatcatttcctGCCCGCCCCCACTTCCCAGATCCATTtgagacatttttttcctaatcactCTACCCCATGAAGTTATTTAACATGATAGattggatgggtggatggatggatggatgggcttTGTACATAAAGAGGGCAATTTTTTCCATCACCACCCCCACCTAGCCCAATTGAGAACCCATGATTTAAACAAAGTAAGTTTAGAGAAAGAGATGCTTCGCGTACATCTTTGTAACGCCTTTAATATAATCATTTAGCTGTCAAAAGATACTCATACatgccttctctgtgccaggcagagtGCTAGGCTAGACTGGGTATGCAGcggggaagaaaacaaatgtggtCCCTGCCTTTGTGGAACTAACAGGAAGGTGACAATCACACAACATGTCGTTAGGAAAGGAAAAGTACAGAAGGGTCTGAGAGTATTTAATGAGTGTCAGTAAGTGACGTTTCTGTTAAGTGCTGAACGAGCCATGAGTTGGTTGCAAGGGGTGTGCAGGAAACATTCCAGGCAGTGGAgctgcatgtgcaaaggccctgagaccgGAAGCACaaatgcttctttttcttttcctcgaGGAACTGCATAGAGTGCCAGGAGAGAATGTTGAAGAAGTAGTCAGGGACCAGATCTTTCAGGGCCTTCTACaggatttttgtttaaaatacgGACATAAAAAGAAAAGGGTTTGACCTCACCCCCAAAAAGGGCACCACTCTAAtcatgaaataagtaaaatatcatTATTGTCATTTAATTGTAGATTCTTTTGAGAACATCTTttgcattcaaaataaaaatcagttgaTAGATCAAGCCAGTTGCTCAAGTCATTTGATATTTGGTAAATAACATTAAGAAGGAAAAGCCAGGTCAAAAAATCATCCTGGTGAGGTTTAATTATGTTTGTAATGCTCCTGGTTACTCCTGGTGTGCCATTTGCTTGATACGTGCCTTTGCTCTCTTGGTAACAATAAACGTTTTGGATTTGTTTAAGGGCCGAGAAGCAATGGAATGGGTAATACATCAATTAAATGCTGAGATTGAAGAATTGACGGCTTCAGCAAGAGGGAGCATGAGGACACCGATGGCAGCGGCAGCATTTGTAGAGAAATGATGAATGTTGACATGCAGCACCCAGGACCCCGGGTCTCATTAGCTggcaatatatttatttgttatttaaagagTACGACTATATTTtaggtagaatttttttttttagtaaactGAAGAAAAGCTATGTGACTTGTTCAAAACAGAGAGGTGTAGGGTATCTAAATAAAAGGGCTCATCTAAAATTGTTAGTGTTTAAAATGACTGTCTGGCTTTGACGGTTCCATTATTTACgtgaaaaattaatgatttttgaaaagtacTTGGAAATTGGTTTTAGCATATTACAGCGCCTTAAGGTAGACTTTTAAAGCTTTTCATGCCTTGGCACTCTACCTGGCTTTGGACCAGCTGTAGAACAAAGCAGAGCGACCTCTTAAATGTACACAGTTGCCCTTTGCAGCAAACTTTAAGAGGGAACTCactttaaaaggagaaattgtatAGTTTTAAAAGACATTGATTTGTATAAAATAACTTCCTCTGCTATAAACCACCATTAACAACCACACTTTTAATTTGGTACTTAATGACATTTTTGTACTGAAAAATATCACTAAGTACATAATGCCAATcaaaaaatatgactttattgTATTAAAGAGTACCGTCTTGATTTGCCAAAGTTTTGTAACAAGTAAAAGTATTTCCTTCCTTGGATTTGTACTTTGTGACTTAGTATGCTGTATCGTGGGCTGGttatgttaactgaaaaaaataaagtcattaccGGAATTTTGCAGCACTCTAAACTTAAACAGAGAACAGCTGTTCACATCTTTTAGCATTTCACATTTGCCTAACTTATAAATTGCCATGTGTCAAAATCATGGTTCTGTAATTGCTAAAGCATGATATGTCAGGTTATTTGAATATAATTACTTTTTGAAGTAATTGTGACCACAAAACATCTTTTTTACATGAGGAGCTAGCTGTACATCACTTGAAATTACTCAAATGATGTCTTGCTCTGAAGCGTAAATCCCAGGtacttaatgtttttaataatatggtGCCActgcaggggctgggggcggTGAGGAAGAAGAATAGAGAGGAAAAGAGCATTGACCTAAACTAACCACTACATGAATTGCTGTGCAGCTTTTGTTCATGGGAAATCCTCATTTGGGGTGCCAAAGGGCAGCTGCACTCTGAAAAACCATCCagtattatattttgtttcatattttgtaGCAGTCAATTATCCACCATAAATATTGAATACTTGCAGTTGTTGCAGGTAGTGTTTTTGTTAAAAGGTGATTAGCTCTTTATTTTGCAATGCTTAATGTGATAAACTTCAGTCAGGTTTCCTATAAAAGAAACCAGGTAATATATGTACAGAAGTAGTACACCAAACTATTTAAAAGTTAgtgtttttctacttaaaatattgtttagcAGAACACTTCTTAGGGCATTTGTAAAAGCAAGTTAAATTCAATAaggtttttgattatttttggtaACCAGAGATGGTTTTTACAGTTGAAATATTTCAGCTAAACAAAACATTGCTAGATACTGATACTTAATAAAAAGGTGCCTTGTATAATTTCTGTAAATTATACTTGTTCAGAAAAAGGTGTAATGAATGCCTCAATGATAAAAAGATTTCTGAACAAATTTtatcctggcttttttttttaactctgacCTAATACGATAAAATTCTCTAAATTGTTTTCCTGTGTATTTACCTGTTTTAGTAAAATAGCTGGTAGTTTATGGCTTTTACCTGTTAAAATAGAAATGTGCAGCAAGCAGATGCATTTGAGAGGATTAAACTGGCAAGTATTCAAAGATGAGACTCTGGGACGATGGAGCATTTATcctatttaatattaaaagtggAAATCATGAATTAAGAacgtttaataaaaatctttatttttactgtttttcctgtaatttttttaaaatgtgaagaagagcaaaatgatttttttttcatcctaaGAATACACTTAATTGCCTCTATAAACGGGCTCTGCGCTGCAAGGTTGAGCCTCCTCCAAACTGGACGCGCAGAGACTAGGGTTTTCGATGTCGCTGTGGAATCTCGCCTCCAACCCTTTTTTCCTCCGATTTTTATTCCCACTCCTTGTCCAGTCATTTGCCTCCGGTCTTGGCGCACTTGACGGGTTGCTGTAAAGCCTGGTAAATGTCAGGGGGAGCCTGCATGCTTTGTCCAGATTCACTTGTTCACTGCAATTCAGAGGTGGAGGCACCCAGGTGTTTTCACTGCCAACGACGAGACGCAGCCCTCGGTCCGCAGATGGGCCGTCTGGCCGGGACCCCAGGGTGGGGTGCGCC is a genomic window containing:
- the PRELID3B gene encoding PRELI domain containing protein 3B; its protein translation is MKIWTSEHVFEHPWETVTTAAMQKYPNPMNPSVVGVDVLDRHVDPSGKLHSHRLLSTEWGLPSIVKSLIGAARTKTYVQEHSVVDPVEKTMELKSTNISFTNMVSVDERLVYKPHPQDPEKTVLTQEAIITVKGVSLSSYLEGLMANTISSNANKGREAMEWVIHQLNAEIEELTASARGSMRTPMAAAAFVEK